The Tenrec ecaudatus isolate mTenEca1 chromosome 7, mTenEca1.hap1, whole genome shotgun sequence genome window below encodes:
- the LOC142453325 gene encoding CCN family member 2-like — translation MPAAPPMSFPSMGSLLFLVFLLALCICVPKTSTVLATAEKEGSLILRPQLIPAQRARGQNCGGPCNCDSKPKPYCRPGVTVVKDACNCCPMCAKQLGESCEWPDRCDHKKLLYCDLGTPPNRKTGVCKSRASAPCYFKDKVYKHGETFQWGCGIKFTCAHRFVVFQLLCPRDLGPPSSDCLFPRKVKPPGKCCEEWVCQEPKELTRAGTNLATFRRDPITVRPKCDGETTDWSPCTTTCGLGVSTRVFYHKANCSVETQKRLCIIRPCNDYLEKEISVGKWCIPSINPAYPINVHVFGCTSLKTYDVKMCGICTDGRCCTPSNTSTLPVDFRCPDGKIIKQNMMFINDCTCHYNCH, via the exons ATGCCTGCTGCGCCACCAATGTCTTTCCCCAGCATGGGCTCTCTTCTCTTCTTGGTGTTCCTACTTGCCCTCTGCATCTGTGTACCCAAGACCTCCACTGTCTTGGCCACAGCTGAGAAAGAGGGAAGTTTGATTCTACGCCCACAACTTATCCCTGCGCAGAGAGCCAGAGGTCAGAATTGTGGTGGGCCATGCAACTGCGATTCCAAGCCAAAACCCTACTGCCGTCCAGGAGTGACCGTGGTGAAGGATGCTTGTAACTGCTGCCCCATGTGCGCCAAGCAACTGGGCGAGTCCTGCGAGTGGCCCGACCGCTGCGACCACAAGAAGCTCCTCTACTGTGACCTTGGGACCCCACCGAACCGCAAGACTGGAGTGTGCAAAA gtAGAGCAAGTGCCCCCTGCTACTTCAAAGATAAGGTGTACAAGCACGGAGAGACCTTCCAGTGGGGATGTGGAATAAAGTTCACGTGTGCCCATCGGTTTGTGGTCTTCCAGCTCCTTTGCCCTCGAGACCTTGGCCCGCCCAGCTCTGACTGCCTATTCCCACGGAAGGTCAAGCCTCCAGGGAAATGCTGCGAGGAGTGGGTCTGTCAAGAGCCCAAGGAGCTCACAAGAGCTGGCACTAACCTTGCAA CTTTCCGACGAGACCCAATAACGGTGCGACCCAAGTGCGACGGTGAGACCACAGACTGGAGCCCTTGTACCACAACTTGTGGCCTCGGCGTCTCTACCCGGGTTTTCTATCACAAAGCCAACTGCTCAGTGGAAACGCAGAAGCGCCTCTGCATCATCAGGCCTTGCAATGATTACCTGGAAAAGGAAATTTCG GTGGGAAAATGGTGCATCCCCAGCATAAATCCGGCATATCCTATCAATGTTCATGTATTTGGATGCACCAGTTTGAAAACCTACGATGTCAAGATGTGTGGAATCTGCACAGATGGCAGGTGTTGCACACCCAGCAACACATCTACCTTGCCAGTGGACTTCAGGTGTCCAGATGGTAAGATCATTAAGCAGAACATGATGTTCATCAATGACTGCACCTGCCATTACAACTGCCATTGA